From a region of the Candidatus Pantoea bituminis genome:
- a CDS encoding YacC family pilotin-like protein — protein sequence MKKSIKILLLSGLLGFSSTSFALSESEAEDLADLTAVFVYLKNDCGYQDLPDAQIRKALVFFAQQNRWDLSNYSNYNMKALGEDSYRDLSGIAIANDKKCKSLARDSLSLLAYVK from the coding sequence ATGAAGAAGAGCATCAAGATCCTGCTGTTGTCAGGACTCCTTGGCTTCTCCTCCACCAGCTTTGCCTTGAGCGAATCCGAAGCCGAAGATCTGGCCGATCTCACGGCGGTGTTCGTTTATTTGAAAAACGACTGCGGCTATCAAGATTTACCCGATGCGCAGATTCGTAAAGCATTGGTATTTTTTGCGCAACAAAATCGCTGGGATTTAAGCAATTACAGCAACTACAACATGAAGGCGCTTGGCGAAGATAGCTATCGTGATTTAAGCGGTATTGCGATCGCCAATGACAAAAAGTGTAAGTCCCTGGCGCGTGATTCTTTAAGCCTGCTTGCCTACGTTAAATAA
- the panC gene encoding pantoate--beta-alanine ligase: protein MLIIETLPLLRREVRRWRQEGKRIALVPTMGNLHDGHLTLVDEARNRGDIVIVSVFVNPMQFDRADDLARYPRTLQEDCEKLNRRGVDVVFAPSPAEVYPHGTKNQTFVEVPVLSSLLEGASRPGHFRGVATIVSKLFNLVQPDIACFGEKDFQQLAIIRKMVADMGFDIDIVGVPTVRAKDGLALSSRNGYLSDDERKLAPALSQVMNEIATQLANGERHVDEMIEAANQSLLEKGLRPDGLAICDAETLQPLTVDSQCAVVLMAAWLGNARLIDNKQVDLTQ from the coding sequence GTGCTGATCATTGAAACGCTGCCGTTGCTGCGCCGTGAAGTGCGCCGCTGGCGTCAGGAAGGCAAACGCATCGCATTGGTGCCGACCATGGGTAATCTTCACGACGGACATTTAACGCTGGTTGATGAAGCGCGTAACCGCGGCGACATCGTTATCGTGTCGGTTTTTGTTAACCCGATGCAATTTGATCGTGCCGACGATTTAGCGCGCTATCCACGCACCTTGCAGGAAGATTGCGAAAAGCTGAACCGTCGCGGTGTAGATGTGGTGTTTGCGCCCTCTCCGGCCGAAGTCTATCCGCACGGCACTAAAAACCAGACCTTTGTTGAAGTGCCGGTACTTTCTTCACTGCTGGAAGGCGCCAGCCGTCCGGGTCATTTCCGTGGCGTTGCCACTATCGTGAGCAAGTTATTTAATCTGGTTCAGCCCGATATCGCCTGCTTTGGTGAGAAAGATTTCCAGCAGCTGGCGATCATCCGCAAAATGGTGGCGGACATGGGCTTTGATATCGACATTGTTGGCGTGCCTACCGTGCGTGCCAAAGATGGCCTGGCGCTGAGCTCACGTAATGGCTATCTCAGCGATGACGAACGCAAGCTGGCACCGGCGTTAAGTCAGGTGATGAATGAGATCGCCACGCAGTTGGCTAATGGCGAACGGCACGTTGATGAGATGATTGAAGCCGCTAACCAATCATTGCTGGAAAAAGGCTTACGTCCAGATGGGCTGGCCATTTGTGATGCTGAGACGCTGCAACCCTTGACGGTCGACAGTCAGTGCGCGGTGGTATTAATGGCGGCGTGGCTCGGCAACGCGCGTTTAATCGATAACAAACAGGTCGATCTCACCCAGTAA
- the can gene encoding carbonate dehydratase, with protein MTDIDTLISNNREWSKLLVEEDPGFFERLAQAQKPRFLWIGCSDSRVPAERLTGLEPGELFVHRNVANLVVHTDLNCLSVVQYAIEVLEVEHVIVCGHYGCGGVQAAMDNPELGLINNWLLHIRDLWYKHSVLLGELPPDKRLDKLCEINVVEQVYNLGHSTILQSAWKRGQNVSLHGWVYGIQDGCLRNLDVTANSREILEQRYRHGIANLLVNSESPQ; from the coding sequence ATGACAGACATCGATACCCTGATCAGTAATAACCGCGAATGGTCCAAATTACTGGTCGAAGAAGATCCCGGCTTTTTTGAGCGGCTTGCCCAGGCACAAAAACCCCGCTTTTTGTGGATTGGCTGTTCAGACAGCCGCGTTCCCGCCGAGCGCCTCACCGGACTTGAACCGGGCGAACTTTTTGTTCATCGCAACGTGGCCAATCTGGTAGTTCACACCGATCTCAACTGCCTTTCCGTGGTGCAATACGCCATCGAAGTGCTGGAAGTTGAACACGTCATTGTTTGCGGCCATTATGGCTGCGGTGGTGTACAGGCGGCGATGGATAACCCGGAGCTGGGTTTGATCAACAACTGGCTGCTGCACATTCGCGATCTCTGGTACAAGCATAGCGTGTTGTTGGGGGAACTCCCGCCGGATAAGCGCCTCGATAAACTGTGCGAAATCAACGTGGTTGAGCAAGTTTATAACCTTGGACACTCTACCATCCTGCAATCCGCCTGGAAACGCGGGCAGAATGTTTCGCTGCACGGCTGGGTATACGGTATTCAGGACGGCTGCTTGCGTAACCTTGATGTCACCGCCAACAGCCGCGAAATCCTTGAGCAACGTTATCGCCACGGCATTGCCAATTTATTGGTCAATTCCGAAAGCCCGCAGTAA
- the panD gene encoding aspartate 1-decarboxylase, which translates to MIRTVLQGKLHRVKVTQADLNYEGSCAIDQDFLDASGILQYEAIDIYNVTNGQRFSTYAIAAERGSKIISVNGAAARCACEGDILIICSYVQVEEAEARTWQPKVAYFEGDNQMKRLAKALPVQVA; encoded by the coding sequence ATGATTCGTACCGTTTTACAAGGTAAGTTACATCGGGTGAAAGTGACGCAAGCGGACCTGAATTATGAAGGTTCCTGCGCTATCGACCAGGATTTTCTTGATGCCTCAGGCATCCTGCAATACGAAGCGATTGATATCTACAACGTGACCAACGGTCAGCGCTTTTCAACCTACGCCATTGCGGCTGAACGCGGCTCAAAAATCATTTCCGTGAATGGTGCAGCGGCGCGTTGTGCCTGTGAAGGCGATATTCTGATTATCTGCTCGTATGTGCAGGTGGAAGAGGCTGAAGCGCGGACATGGCAGCCTAAAGTGGCCTATTTTGAAGGCGACAACCAGATGAAGCGCCTGGCGAAAGCGTTGCCCGTACAGGTAGCCTGA
- a CDS encoding DeoR/GlpR family DNA-binding transcription regulator: MKGQSRLDQIMDYLKSHNLVTVEQLVSAISASPATIRRDLIKLDKEGVISRSHGGVTLNRFIPSQPTTLEKMQRNLAEKQAIAEQAASFVRSGDAVVLDAGTTMLELARQLTHLPLRVITADLHIALFLSEFKQIEVTIIGGRIDDSSQSCIGEHGRRLLRSINPDIAFVSCNSWSLERGITTPTEEKAGLKHDLLANAARRVLLADSSKYGSWSLFCASPLENLTDVVTDNRLEEDVRRELRERGIGLQLTK, from the coding sequence ATGAAGGGACAAAGTCGTCTTGACCAGATTATGGATTATCTGAAAAGCCATAATCTGGTGACTGTAGAGCAGTTGGTGAGTGCGATTTCCGCCTCACCGGCCACCATTCGGCGTGATTTGATCAAGCTGGATAAAGAGGGCGTAATCAGCCGTAGCCACGGCGGTGTGACCTTAAACCGGTTTATTCCCAGCCAGCCCACCACGCTGGAGAAAATGCAGCGTAATTTAGCCGAAAAACAGGCGATTGCTGAACAAGCAGCCAGCTTTGTGCGGTCGGGTGATGCAGTGGTGCTGGATGCCGGCACTACTATGCTGGAACTGGCGAGGCAGCTCACGCACCTGCCGCTGCGCGTCATCACCGCAGATTTACATATCGCGCTGTTTCTTTCCGAATTCAAACAGATCGAAGTGACCATTATTGGTGGGCGCATTGATGATTCCAGCCAGTCGTGTATTGGTGAACATGGGCGCCGTCTGTTGCGCAGCATTAACCCCGATATCGCGTTTGTCAGCTGCAACTCATGGAGTCTGGAGCGCGGCATTACCACGCCGACCGAAGAGAAAGCGGGACTGAAGCACGATCTGTTAGCGAATGCCGCACGGCGTGTCTTGCTGGCTGATAGCAGTAAATACGGTTCCTGGTCGCTGTTTTGCGCTTCGCCGCTGGAAAATTTAACCGATGTGGTGACCGACAACCGGCTGGAAGAGGACGTGAGGCGGGAGTTACGTGAACGCGGCATTGGCTTACAGTTGACGAAATAG
- a CDS encoding ABC transporter permease, producing MTHLYWVALKSIWSKEINRFARIWIQTLVPPVITMTLYFIIFGNLIGSRIGDMHGFSYMQFIVPGLIMMSVITNAYANVASSFFSAKFQRNIEELLVAPVPTHIIIAGYVGGGVARGVCVGILVTAISLFFVPFHVHSWTMVAVTLLLTAILFSLAGLLNAVFARTFDDISLIPTFVLTPLTYLGGVFYSLTLLPPFWQMVSKLNPVVYMISGFRFGFLGINDVPIIFTLSVLIGFIVVFYILVYSLIQRGRGLRS from the coding sequence ATGACACATTTGTACTGGGTGGCGTTAAAGAGCATCTGGAGCAAGGAAATTAACCGCTTTGCCCGCATCTGGATTCAGACGCTGGTGCCGCCGGTAATTACCATGACGCTCTATTTCATTATCTTCGGTAATCTGATCGGTTCACGCATTGGCGATATGCATGGTTTTAGCTACATGCAGTTTATTGTGCCGGGCTTAATCATGATGTCGGTGATCACCAATGCTTACGCTAACGTGGCGTCATCCTTCTTCAGCGCGAAGTTCCAACGCAACATTGAAGAGCTGTTAGTCGCGCCCGTTCCCACACACATTATCATCGCTGGATATGTTGGTGGTGGTGTCGCGCGCGGCGTGTGCGTCGGTATTTTGGTTACAGCAATCTCTCTGTTTTTTGTGCCGTTCCACGTGCATTCATGGACGATGGTGGCAGTAACCTTGTTACTGACAGCAATTTTGTTCTCACTGGCGGGTCTGCTGAATGCCGTGTTTGCGCGAACTTTTGATGACATCAGCTTGATTCCAACCTTTGTGCTGACACCGTTAACCTACCTTGGCGGCGTGTTCTATTCGCTGACGCTGCTGCCACCGTTCTGGCAAATGGTGTCGAAACTGAACCCGGTGGTTTATATGATCAGCGGGTTCCGCTTTGGTTTTCTGGGTATCAACGATGTGCCGATCATTTTCACGTTGTCGGTGCTGATCGGCTTTATTGTGGTGTTTTATATCTTGGTGTATAGCCTGATTCAGCGTGGCCGCGGTTTACGCAGCTAA
- a CDS encoding D-threonate 4-phosphate dehydrogenase: protein MNKIIAVTMGDPAGISPEIIIKALTEGDLNGAPAVVVGCASTLRRIMAMNITPQAELRVLDSVKDAHFAPGIINILDEPLANPEALKPGVVQKEAGDLAWRCVKRATELALAGEVQAIATAPLNKEALHSAGHIYPGHTELLAHLTNTKNYAMVLYTDKLKVIHVTTHIALRKFLDTLNRERIETVIGMADTFLRRVGFEKPRIAVAGVNPHAGENGLFGDEEITTVAPSIKAMKAQGIDVYGPCPPDTVFLQCQEGQYDIVVAMYHDQGHIPLKLLGFYDGVNITAGLPFIRTSADHGTAFDIAWTGKAKSESMAISIKLAMQLA from the coding sequence GTGAATAAAATTATTGCGGTGACGATGGGCGATCCTGCGGGCATTAGCCCGGAAATTATCATCAAAGCGCTGACTGAAGGCGATCTGAACGGCGCGCCAGCAGTGGTGGTGGGTTGTGCCAGTACTCTGCGCCGCATCATGGCGATGAATATCACCCCGCAAGCTGAATTGCGGGTGCTCGACAGCGTAAAGGATGCGCATTTTGCGCCAGGTATCATCAACATCCTTGATGAACCGTTGGCGAACCCGGAAGCGTTAAAACCTGGCGTGGTACAAAAAGAAGCGGGCGATCTGGCCTGGCGCTGCGTAAAGCGCGCGACGGAACTGGCGCTGGCCGGAGAAGTGCAGGCGATTGCCACCGCGCCGCTGAACAAGGAAGCGCTGCATTCGGCAGGCCATATCTATCCGGGACATACCGAACTGCTGGCGCACCTTACCAACACTAAAAATTACGCCATGGTGCTGTATACCGATAAGCTGAAGGTGATTCATGTCACCACGCATATTGCGCTGCGTAAGTTCCTCGATACGCTGAATCGTGAGCGCATTGAAACGGTGATTGGCATGGCGGATACCTTCTTGCGCCGCGTCGGTTTTGAGAAGCCGCGTATTGCCGTCGCGGGTGTTAATCCCCACGCGGGTGAAAATGGGTTATTTGGCGATGAAGAGATCACCACGGTTGCACCCTCAATCAAGGCGATGAAAGCGCAGGGCATTGACGTTTATGGGCCTTGTCCGCCAGACACGGTGTTCCTGCAATGTCAGGAAGGGCAGTACGATATTGTGGTGGCGATGTACCACGATCAGGGACATATCCCGCTGAAGCTGCTGGGCTTTTATGATGGCGTGAACATTACCGCAGGACTGCCTTTTATCCGCACTTCGGCAGACCACGGCACCGCGTTTGATATCGCCTGGACAGGTAAAGCGAAGTCTGAGAGCATGGCGATCTCGATCAAACTCGCGATGCAGCTTGCATAG
- the speE gene encoding polyamine aminopropyltransferase, translating into MAQKETWYETLHAGFGQYFTVDKQLYREKTAHQDLIIFENAEMGRVMALDGVVQTTERDEFIYHEMMTHVPILAHGAAKSVLIIGGGDGAMLREVSRHPQIEKITMVEIDAGVVTFCRQYLPNHSAGAYDDPRFTLVIDDGVNFVNQTHEKFDVIISDCTDPIGPGESLFTSEFYAGCKNALNENGIFVAQNGVCFLQQDEAINSHRKLSHYFADVSFYQAAIPTYYGGIMTFAWASDNPALRQLDAATLQTRFETAGLNCRYYNAAIHTGSFALPQYLLNALSQTEHL; encoded by the coding sequence ATGGCCCAAAAAGAAACGTGGTATGAAACGCTTCATGCTGGTTTTGGACAGTATTTTACCGTCGATAAACAACTCTATCGGGAAAAGACAGCGCATCAGGATTTAATCATCTTCGAAAATGCGGAGATGGGCCGCGTGATGGCGTTGGATGGTGTGGTACAAACCACTGAACGTGATGAGTTTATCTATCATGAAATGATGACGCACGTGCCAATTCTGGCGCACGGTGCAGCCAAAAGCGTACTGATTATTGGCGGTGGCGATGGCGCGATGTTACGTGAAGTCTCACGCCATCCGCAGATTGAAAAAATCACCATGGTGGAAATTGATGCGGGCGTCGTCACTTTTTGCCGTCAATATTTGCCCAATCACAGCGCCGGTGCCTATGACGATCCGCGCTTCACGCTGGTGATTGATGATGGCGTCAACTTCGTTAATCAAACCCATGAAAAATTTGATGTGATTATCTCTGACTGTACCGATCCTATCGGCCCAGGCGAGAGTTTGTTCACCTCAGAATTCTATGCTGGCTGCAAGAATGCCCTTAATGAAAATGGCATCTTCGTGGCGCAAAATGGCGTGTGTTTCTTGCAACAGGACGAAGCCATCAACAGCCATCGCAAACTTAGCCACTACTTTGCCGATGTCAGTTTCTACCAAGCCGCGATTCCGACCTATTACGGCGGCATCATGACGTTTGCCTGGGCGAGCGACAATCCTGCGTTGCGCCAGCTCGACGCTGCAACCTTGCAGACGCGTTTCGAGACCGCTGGCCTGAACTGCCGTTACTACAACGCGGCAATCCATACCGGCAGCTTTGCCCTGCCGCAATATCTGTTGAATGCTTTGTCACAGACCGAGCATTTATAA
- a CDS encoding cystathionine gamma-synthase family protein, producing the protein MTSSSSKKTHIGDRPLHPETQMLNYGFDPRLSEGAVKPPVFLTSTFVFNSAEEGRDFFDYVSGRKEPPEGKTGGLVYSRFNHPNSEIVEDRLAIYEHAESCALFASGMAAISTTLLAFSRPGEVILHSQPLYGGTETLLSKTLHNLDIQAVGFSDGNDESKVRDAAQRAMAQGRVAMILIETPANPTNSLVNIALIARIADEIDQQQGSRPIVACDNTLLGPLFQQPLTLGADVSLYSLTKYVGGHSDLIAGAAMGSKALMTKIRALRSAIGMQLDPHSSWMIGRSLETLSLRMEKAWHNAEAVAAFLRDHAKVEKLHWLPYLDAESAEGKTYREQCHGAGSTFSFDIVGGQPAAFRFLNALALFKQAVSLGGTESLASHPGSTTHSGVPEAVRQRIGITDATVRLSIGIENADDLIEDIKLALDIA; encoded by the coding sequence ATGACCTCTTCATCCAGTAAAAAGACCCACATAGGCGATCGTCCCCTTCATCCTGAAACGCAAATGCTGAATTACGGCTTTGATCCACGCCTCTCAGAAGGCGCGGTTAAACCGCCGGTTTTCCTCACCTCCACCTTTGTTTTTAACAGTGCTGAAGAAGGACGTGATTTTTTTGATTACGTCTCAGGACGCAAAGAACCGCCAGAAGGGAAAACTGGCGGGTTAGTCTATTCGCGCTTCAACCATCCCAACAGCGAAATTGTTGAGGATCGGCTAGCGATTTACGAACACGCTGAAAGCTGTGCCCTGTTTGCATCGGGCATGGCGGCAATTTCAACCACGCTGCTGGCCTTCTCCCGTCCTGGCGAAGTCATTCTGCATTCGCAACCGCTCTATGGCGGCACCGAAACGCTGTTGAGTAAGACGCTGCATAATCTGGATATTCAGGCGGTGGGTTTCAGCGATGGCAATGATGAAAGCAAAGTGCGTGACGCTGCACAGCGCGCAATGGCGCAAGGTCGGGTGGCGATGATCCTGATTGAAACGCCCGCCAACCCGACCAACAGTTTGGTAAATATCGCCTTGATTGCGCGCATCGCCGACGAGATTGATCAGCAGCAAGGATCACGTCCGATCGTGGCTTGTGACAACACCCTGCTTGGCCCGCTGTTTCAGCAACCGCTGACGCTGGGCGCGGACGTGTCGCTCTATTCACTGACCAAATATGTGGGTGGGCATTCTGATTTAATTGCTGGCGCGGCGATGGGCAGTAAAGCGCTGATGACAAAAATCCGTGCCTTACGCAGCGCGATTGGTATGCAGCTCGATCCCCATTCCAGCTGGATGATTGGTCGCTCGCTGGAAACACTGTCGCTGCGCATGGAAAAAGCCTGGCATAACGCCGAAGCGGTGGCTGCATTTTTACGCGACCATGCGAAAGTGGAAAAGCTGCATTGGCTGCCCTATCTGGATGCAGAGAGCGCAGAAGGAAAAACCTACCGTGAGCAATGTCACGGCGCCGGCTCAACCTTTTCATTTGATATCGTTGGCGGCCAGCCAGCTGCGTTTCGTTTTCTTAATGCGCTAGCGCTGTTCAAACAGGCCGTCAGCCTTGGCGGTACCGAATCGCTGGCCAGCCATCCTGGCAGCACCACCCATTCGGGCGTGCCGGAAGCGGTGCGTCAGCGGATTGGCATTACTGACGCTACCGTGCGTTTGTCGATTGGCATCGAGAATGCGGATGACCTGATAGAAGACATTAAGCTGGCGCTTGATATCGCCTGA
- the cueO gene encoding multicopper oxidase CueO, which yields MQRRHFLKLTAALSAAGALPLWSRSLMAAERPLLQIPSLLEPDSRGQYNLTARQGSTQWKGKDVPTWGYNGNLLGPALVLQSGKAVTVNIHNRLNEATTLHWHGLEIPGAVDGGPHASIAPGTTRQVTFTPDQPAATCWYHPHLHGKTGHQVAQGLAGLVLLEDNESGKLRLPTQWGADDVPLIFQDKLLTKQGDRIDYQLDIMRAAVGWFGDMMLTNGVQYPQHAVPRGWLRLRLLNGCNARSLHIAASDKRPLYVIGSDGGLLAEPVKIASLPLLPGERFEVMIDTSDGNAFDIVTLPVEQMGMTLAPFDQPLPLVQILPLRVMASATLPDTLATLPVIPKTEGLNTRWLQLMMDPQLDQQGMQALMQRYGEKAMGKGHHEMKMGGGDSSMAHGEHSMDHGAPNQQKTAAAYDFHNGNKINGQAFNMAKPMFNVELGAVEKWTISGEGDSMLHPFHIHGTQFRILSENGKPPAPHRQGWKDIVNVDGWRSEVLVRFNYVAAAEQAYMAHCHLLEHEDTGMMLGFTVT from the coding sequence ATGCAACGTCGCCATTTCCTCAAACTCACCGCTGCACTGAGCGCGGCGGGTGCGCTGCCGCTCTGGAGCCGCTCGCTAATGGCGGCTGAACGCCCGCTGCTGCAAATTCCTTCTTTACTGGAACCGGATAGCAGAGGCCAATACAACCTCACCGCCAGGCAAGGCAGCACGCAGTGGAAGGGCAAAGACGTTCCAACCTGGGGTTATAATGGCAATCTGCTCGGGCCGGCGTTGGTGTTACAAAGTGGCAAGGCAGTCACGGTAAATATTCACAACCGGCTCAACGAAGCGACGACGCTGCACTGGCATGGTTTGGAAATCCCCGGCGCGGTTGACGGCGGACCGCACGCCAGCATTGCGCCCGGCACGACGCGGCAAGTGACATTTACGCCCGATCAACCGGCGGCAACCTGTTGGTATCATCCACATTTACATGGCAAAACCGGTCATCAAGTGGCACAGGGTTTGGCTGGATTGGTGCTGTTAGAAGATAATGAATCCGGCAAATTACGTCTGCCCACGCAGTGGGGCGCAGATGATGTACCGCTGATTTTTCAGGACAAACTGCTCACAAAGCAGGGCGATCGTATCGATTATCAACTGGATATCATGCGTGCCGCGGTGGGCTGGTTTGGCGACATGATGCTGACCAACGGCGTGCAGTATCCGCAACATGCTGTGCCACGTGGCTGGCTGCGTTTGCGCCTGCTCAACGGGTGTAACGCCCGTTCGCTGCACATCGCTGCCAGCGATAAACGTCCACTGTATGTGATCGGCAGTGACGGCGGTTTGCTGGCTGAACCTGTCAAAATTGCGTCGCTGCCTTTGTTACCGGGTGAACGTTTTGAGGTGATGATTGACACTTCTGACGGCAACGCCTTTGACATCGTGACATTGCCTGTTGAGCAAATGGGTATGACGTTGGCACCGTTCGACCAGCCCTTGCCGCTGGTGCAGATTTTACCGCTGCGCGTGATGGCCAGCGCCACGTTACCCGACACGTTAGCCACGTTGCCTGTTATACCAAAAACCGAAGGGCTCAATACGCGCTGGCTGCAACTGATGATGGATCCGCAGCTTGACCAGCAAGGTATGCAGGCATTAATGCAGCGCTATGGCGAGAAAGCGATGGGCAAGGGCCACCATGAGATGAAAATGGGCGGCGGTGATAGCAGCATGGCGCACGGCGAACATTCAATGGATCACGGCGCACCAAACCAGCAAAAAACCGCAGCGGCCTATGACTTCCACAACGGCAATAAAATCAATGGTCAGGCGTTTAATATGGCTAAGCCGATGTTCAATGTCGAGCTGGGCGCGGTAGAGAAGTGGACGATCTCCGGGGAAGGCGACAGCATGCTGCATCCCTTCCATATTCACGGTACGCAGTTCCGCATTTTATCGGAGAATGGCAAACCGCCAGCCCCGCATCGTCAGGGCTGGAAAGATATCGTGAATGTTGACGGCTGGCGCAGCGAAGTGCTGGTGCGCTTCAACTACGTTGCCGCCGCCGAACAGGCTTATATGGCGCACTGTCATCTGCTGGAGCATGAAGATACCGGCATGATGCTGGGCTTCACCGTGACCTAA
- the speD gene encoding adenosylmethionine decarboxylase, translated as MKLQKLKLHGFNNLTKSLSFCIYDICYANTEAERDGYIAYIDEQYNATRLTEILTETCSIIGANVLNIARQDYEPQGASVTILVSEEPIDPKDIDNSEHPGPLPNSVVAHLDKSHICVHTYPESHPEGGLCTFRADIEVSTCGVISPLKALNYLIHQLESDIVTVDYRVRGFTRDVNGLKHFIDHEINSIQNFMSDDMKAMYDMVDVNVYQENIFHTKMMLKDFELKHYLFNTKPEDLSPQEHKRITDLLWKEMREIYYGRNIPSMGLKTL; from the coding sequence ATGAAATTGCAAAAGCTAAAACTACATGGCTTCAACAACCTGACTAAAAGCCTGAGTTTTTGTATTTACGATATTTGCTATGCAAATACGGAAGCTGAGCGCGATGGCTATATCGCCTACATTGACGAGCAATATAACGCGACCCGTTTGACTGAAATTTTGACGGAAACCTGTTCGATCATTGGTGCCAACGTGCTGAATATCGCACGCCAGGATTATGAGCCGCAGGGCGCGAGCGTGACCATACTGGTGAGCGAAGAGCCGATCGATCCGAAAGATATCGATAACTCGGAGCATCCTGGCCCGCTGCCGAATTCGGTGGTTGCTCATCTCGACAAGAGCCATATCTGCGTACACACCTATCCCGAAAGCCACCCCGAAGGCGGACTTTGTACCTTCCGCGCAGACATTGAAGTCTCCACCTGTGGCGTGATTTCACCGCTGAAAGCGCTGAATTATTTGATTCACCAGCTCGAATCGGACATCGTTACGGTTGATTATCGCGTGCGCGGCTTCACCCGTGACGTGAATGGGTTGAAGCATTTCATCGATCACGAGATCAACTCGATTCAGAACTTCATGTCAGATGACATGAAAGCGATGTATGACATGGTGGACGTGAATGTCTATCAGGAAAACATCTTTCATACCAAGATGATGCTGAAAGATTTTGAACTGAAACATTACCTGTTTAATACCAAGCCGGAAGATCTCAGCCCACAAGAACACAAGCGCATTACTGATTTGCTGTGGAAAGAGATGCGTGAGATTTACTACGGCCGTAACATACCTTCAATGGGTTTGAAGACGCTGTAG
- the hpt gene encoding hypoxanthine phosphoribosyltransferase, translating to MKHTVEVMIPEQAIAERIAELGKEITEHYRDSGSDMVLVGLLRGSFMFMADLCRAIDVSHEVDFMTASSYGSGMSTTRDVKILKDLDEDIRGKDVLIVEDIIDSGNTLSKVREILALRQPKSLAICTLLDKPERREVEVKVEYVGFTIPDEFVVGFGIDYAQRYRNLPYIGKVVPLEA from the coding sequence ATGAAACACACTGTTGAAGTGATGATCCCTGAGCAGGCAATCGCCGAGCGCATCGCCGAACTGGGCAAAGAGATTACCGAGCATTACCGCGACAGCGGCAGTGACATGGTACTTGTCGGGCTGCTACGCGGCTCCTTTATGTTTATGGCCGATCTGTGCCGTGCCATCGATGTTTCGCATGAAGTCGATTTTATGACGGCATCAAGCTACGGCAGCGGCATGTCTACCACGCGTGATGTGAAGATCCTGAAAGATTTGGATGAAGATATTCGTGGTAAAGATGTGCTGATCGTGGAAGACATCATCGACTCCGGTAATACACTGAGCAAAGTGCGTGAAATCCTGGCATTGCGCCAACCGAAATCGCTGGCAATTTGTACTCTGCTGGATAAACCGGAACGTCGTGAAGTTGAAGTAAAAGTAGAATATGTCGGTTTTACTATTCCCGATGAATTCGTGGTGGGCTTCGGTATCGACTATGCGCAGCGCTACCGTAATCTGCCTTATATCGGTAAAGTCGTTCCGCTCGAAGCATAA